TTGAACCTATCTTAATAGGGATCCCTATTAGCATGTATAAGGCAATGGCTCCACCCAAAATTTCTGCCAATGAAGTGGAAACAGAAGCTAGCATGGCTGAAGAAAGCAACCATCGAGCAAATTTGGGTTTAGTATAAATGGCAGCAGCTTCTGATAAACATAAACCTGAAACTATACCAAGGTGAGCCACATTATGTTGTAGAACAATTAAAATAATTGTTGAAAGCGTAACCACCCAAAGTAACGTATAACCATACGAAGCTCCTGCAGCTAAATTCGATGCCCAATTACCCGGATCAATAAAACCAACTGTAACTAATAAGCCTGGACCAATATATTTGAATATATCAAGAGCCCCCAAAACAGGTCTGTAACCTTTTTTATCTATATTTTTCGAAAAGCCAAACATCCTTTATTTTATCTATTACTTTTCATTTCATTAAGTCTGCAAAGTTATAAATAATAAAACATAAAAAAACGCCCCTATTTGAGGCGTTTTTTTTAACATTATGATAAAAAAGAATTTTATCTAATAACCTTAAATTTCCAACTATGTTCGTTGTTAGAAATAGTTAAGAAATAAACACCTTGAGGTAAATGAGCTGTAGGTATTACAGTTTTTATCTCACTAATATTTGCATACGATTGTAAAGCAATAGTTCTTCCATCAACAGTTGTTAAATTTATAGTATAATTGCCTTGTGGCAAAGAGCTTGCTATAACGTTTAACTGAACTGTTGCCGGTGTCGGGTAAACCATAATATTTTGATATGGATTCGGAGTAACGCCAACCTGATTGCACACAAAAATGGAATCGGTTGCCGAACAAGTACCATTAGTTACCGTTACATAATACCAACCAAAAGCAGGAGCATCGAACATAGCGTTACTGCCTGTGATTGTTCCAGTTTCATTGCTCCAATGATACGAATCGTAAGGATATGGGTTATTTTGTAATGTCAAAGTGTAAGGCAAGAAAATGGGGTCAACACAAACGGTATCGCCACCGGATATATTAACCGTCAATACATAATGAACAACTGTATGTAAAACACTATCGTTCGAGGTATTGTAATCGGGAGCGTAACGAATCCAATATCTGAATAAATAAGTCGTTAATGCAGATAAATCAACATGCTGATTAAACGTATATTGAATAGAATCGCCTGCGTCCAATGGGCTAGATAAGCTTAAAAATTCTGCAACCGGTGTATTATTATTCAACTGATACCAAACATTTATTACTTCTCCGGCGTTAATAGATTGCGATGCTACGTTTTTAATCCAAATAGACAATGCTTCATCGTTGGTTAATCCACAAAGATAAGAAGTTGTGCTATCGATTGGCTTAACAAGAGCCACATCCGAAGGTTCAAATATTTTAAAATCGTCAAATGCAAAACCTTCGTATGAATTAACAGAGGCATCCGATCCAAAAACAATTCTAAATTTAACAAGGGGTTGTCCTGCCAACGATGCCACCGAATGCATACTTGTTACCCAAACAGCATTAGTACCTCCCGACCAACCATCTTGAGAACCAGAAAATAATAATCCGTTTATTGAATTATCGTTATACCAATTGTTGGGGTCGCCTAACACACCTATATGCTGCCATGTTAATCCACCATCGATAGATGCTTGTAAAGCAGCTCCATCATAACTACTTTCAGAATGAACAATTCTTTTTAACGAAACAAACGGATTAGTTAAAGTACTAAAATTAAAACAAGGACTTTCTATCCAACTGTTTTCGTTATTATTATAATTACCTGTCAAATTGGTAACCCAAGCATGAGTTCCCGAAGCGGCAGAATTAATAACAGTTCCAGCAGGCACACCATATTGCCATGAATTATTTACCCCACCTGAAATCCAATAACCATTATTCGCTTCAAAATCATCAAAATAAGGATAGGAAGTTATAAAAGGAGAACTACCTACTTGTTTCATTATTGTATCATTAGTATGATCTTGGTCGGCAACATCAATGGTATATGCTTTAATGTTATATACACCCGGAGTAGAAAAGTCGTAAGTAGCTGTAAAAGTGTATAATAACGAGTCACCTGGATTTAAAGTTGTTGCTATTGTTTCGATAACCGGTGTTCCATTATTAATGTTATATGCAGCCTGAATATTAGAGTAAGGTTGCGAAGCCAAATTCTTTATTTTAATCGTAATAGGCTCTGTAGTTGTCATACCACAACCCGTAACAGGCTGTGTAATTTGTGTTACAGCTAAGTCTAAAGTAGGTATCGGTTCGTAATTAAAATCATCGATATAAATGTAAGTATAAGTTGATTGAGTGGCATGCTTAAAAGCAATATATTCATCTGTTCCATTGTAATTTAAGAACGATACAACTTTTTCATTCCATACGGTACTACTTGGAATAGAAATAGTATCAAAAGGAGTGAACGTATTTTCATTATCGGGATTAGTCATTGTTCCAACAACCAATTTTTCAGTTGTATTACCTTTTAATTTAAAACGAATGCGATTTAAATGTGAAGGCAAATCGCTAAAACGTGGTGAAACTAATAACAAATGAGTTGTAGCACCCTGTGAACTTGAATTATATAAAGCCGCACAATTAGGTGAACTACTTGGCGATGAAGTCGATGTTTGAACATAAGCTGATGTTGTTGAAGCAATTACTTTCTTTGTCCAACATAAGGGTAAAGCAGGTGTAGTTACACCATCAAAATTTTGTGAATATGTAGCCGTTGTAGCATCGCAAGGTACATAGAAAACAAATGGTCCTGCCCAGAAACTAGTATCGCCAGCTCCACAAATAGAACGCACATAATAGCTATAATAGGTTCCCGATGATAATCCCGATATATTTACAGGATTTGTAAATGCTAGCTGGTTGGTACCTGAACCTAACGTAAATCCTTGTAAACCGTATTGTATTTGCCACTGAGTAGCACTACCCTGCTCTGTCCAACCTAATGTAGCCGATGATGATGTTTGATTGCTAACGGCAAGATTAATGGGTTTTGGACAAGTAACTACATGTATATCAATATCGTCAATAGCAATAGGTGGCTGATAATTAACATAAGCGTCATTGCGCCAAGTAAATATTAAACGTTTAATACTATTTGCAACGGTGTTATCAAAAAAGATAGTGTCAGTTTTCCAAGTAGAATTTTGATTATAATATTGCTTACCAATCTGATTTTGGGTAGGCAATGTTCCGGCTGTAGGTTCATATGTGGTGTTTTCTAAAAATACACGCATATAATCATATGAGCTCTCGCCTGTACCTTTCCACTTAAAAGTCATGACAAACTCAGAACCAGCTGGGAACTGAATATCGCGATATATATGCGATACACTCGTTACAGTTCCATCGTAATTATTGGTACTTCCATTTGTATTAGAAATGTAAGCCCCCTTTGTAGGACTAGCAAAAGCTGCTGTACCGGTAAACCATTTATTTGCTTGTGTGCCATTTACTACCGACCATCCGTTGAAATCATTTTCAAAATCCCATACATAAGGTAATGTTGCTGGGATTTGAGTTGTAGTAAAACTAATTGGACCAAGCCATAAACTCGAATCAGAAGCGTTACATTGAGCTAATACATAAGCTTGATAAGCAGTAGATGGATTTAAGGTTGTAAGATTATACGTTGTTGTATTTACATTTTGTATAAGACTGCCCGTACCATGAGTAAAACCTGCAGGTCCGTATTCAATATCCCATGAAGTTTCGCTTCCGCCAGCTGTCCATGATAAGGTAGCACTAGTTGCCATAACATTACTAACTTGTAAATTAGTTGGTTTTGGACAGGTCGGAATAGGTTCGTAACTAACATCATCAATATAAATATATTGATTGGTCATGCCTAAACCATGTTTAAAGGCTATAAATTGATTAGAACCATTATAATTGTTGAATGCTACTGTAAATTCTTGCCAATCAGTTGTCAATGTCATTATGGTTTGATAATTTGAAAATGTACCAGGGTTACCGGGATCAGTCATAGTTCCAACATATAATACTCCGGTGCCAGAACCTGCCATTCTTGCCTTGAAAGTGATTTGCGTTGTATGTGTAGGTAAATCAGAAAACTGTGGACTAATCAATAAAATATGTGTAGTTGATCCCGATGCAGTTGAATTGAATAATTGGGCACAATTAGGAGCAGTGCTTGGGGTTGTAGTGGTAGTTTGAACGTTAGGAGTACCGCCCGACGACATTACAATCGAAGTCCAACAATTGGGTAATGCAGGAGTGGTTACACCATCAAAATTTTGAGTATAAATAGCAGTTACAGCTCCACATAATGTTGTGAAGGAATATGGTCCTGCCCATGTTGAGGTATCGCCAGCACCACAAATTCCTCTAACATAAAAGCTATATGATGAAGATGACGTTAAACCTGTTAAATTAAAAGTAGGACTACTTATATTATTCACTAAGGTACCATTACCTAAACTGAATCCGGCATTTCCCCATTCTAATTGCCACTGGGTTTCGCTTCCACCAGCATTCCATGTTAAATCGGCAGAGCTTTGAGTAATATTTGCTGCAGCTAAATTGGTAGGTTTAGGACAGGTTAAAACATAAAAACGAATATCATCAACAGCGATTGGAGGTTGAGTTCCAAGGCTTCCATCATTATACCAACTAAATACAAAACGCTTGGTTTTACCGGCAAGTGTATCGGGTAACTGTATAGAAGCAGTTTGCCAATTATTTTGCATATTGTAGGTTGAGCCAAGTTGTGTAGCAGATAATTGAGTCCCAACTACAGGACTTTGCGAAGTAGGTATCATATATACTTTTAAATAATCGAATGAAGCGCTTTCGCCATAACCTTTCCATGCAAATTCAAGCGTCAAGGGATTGGTCGTATTTGGGAAAGTTACATCGCGATACATATGTACCACCGATGCTAATGTAATGTTGTAATTATTCGAAACACCATTATCATCAGAAATGTAAACGCTATGAGTACCACTATATGCCGTTGCCGTTCCATAAGACCATTTGTTTGTAGCAGTACCATTCATTAAATTCCATTGTTCAGTTCCTGTTTCAAAATCAATAAAATATGGAAGTGTAGCAGGTATTTGAGTGGTAGTGAAATTTTTCGGTGTTGACCATGGACTTAAGTCGCCACCTCCGCAATCAGCCTGTACATAAAAGGTATAAGCTGTGCCGGGATTTAATCCGGTTAAAGTATATGGATTGGTAACACCATTAATTACAGTACCTGTACCTTGAGTAAATCCTGCAGGTCCATATTCAATATTCCATGAAGTTTCAGAACCTCCGGGCGTCCATGCTAATTGAGCAGTAGTACCAGTAATATTGGATACAGTTAAATTAATAGGATCTGGACAAGTAGTAAGTTGCTTAATTGTTACATTATCAATAAATAAATCATTATCGGCATTGGATACAGTTGACTCACCATAAAAACCTATTCGCACAATACCAGTATAAGCACTTAAATTTATAATAACATGTTCGCCCGTTGTAGAAATATTATTATAAACATTAGCAGAACCTTGATTATCCCATTGCCTTAAAATATTGGTAGTTGTCCATGTTGTGCCTCCATCAGTAGAAATCACTACTGCAAACTTATCGTCAGTACCTGATGTGCCAGCAGGATTGGTACTACTATAAGCTGTCAAAGCTAAGTCGAATTCTAATTTATAATGATTAGTTCCATTACCTAAATCAATATTGGGAGTTATCAGCCATTCATATTTATTTGTGCTATAGATATTTACACGTGCAGCACCTGTTGTACCGTTATTACCAAATCCATCTGCAATCCATGCCGAAGTTGTTGTTGATGTAAAATTGGTCGTAGTGGCTAATTGTCCTTGAGCCCTCATCCAACAGTTGGGTGGAAAAGTAGAACCACTAAAATCTTCTAACCATGGGAATGTTGAAATTTCTGCACAAGGAGTTGAAAAGCTAAAATTTGACCATGCACTTGTATCGCCCACACCACATATAGCACGAACATAAACCTGATAATTGGTAGTAGGCGTCAAACCTGTTATTTGATAATTGGTAGTTGTAATATTATTAATTCGAGTGCCAGTACCTAAAGTAAAACCTTGTATGCCATACTCTAATTGAAATTCGGATGCCGAAGATGTCCATGATAAATCAACAGATGTTGCCGTTAAATTAAAAAAATTTAATGCAACCGGAGCAGGACATGATGAAGGTGTCCATCTAAAAGTTGTACCGCTTGCTGGATATACTGTATTAGAAATGGTGCAGGTTGCGGTATTAGTTGTTCCAGCTGTAGTTGCTGACCAATC
This sequence is a window from Bacteroidales bacterium. Protein-coding genes within it:
- a CDS encoding fibronectin type III domain-containing protein encodes the protein MKKQVVLWLSALLLQVTILKGQVSDMIYSYQLGTYTEITGGTVLGDASTDDQRFVDVTAPFGSTSILTGVGLPIGFTFHFNGYDFDRFAVNANGWISLGSSSLTPSVDINSTSSYAPLSSTATNTPAYLRSRIAAFARDLQSQSGGEIRYETIGTAPNRVLVVQWKKYRKYGASGDNFNFQIRLYETTNVVEIVYGSMINNTTFATPQVGLGGTTSTDFNIRTTTTDWSATTAGTTNTATCTISNTVYPASGTTFRWTPSSCPAPVALNFFNLTATSVDLSWTSSASEFQLEYGIQGFTLGTGTRINNITTTNYQITGLTPTTNYQVYVRAICGVGDTSAWSNFSFSTPCAEISTFPWLEDFSGSTFPPNCWMRAQGQLATTTNFTSTTTSAWIADGFGNNGTTGAARVNIYSTNKYEWLITPNIDLGNGTNHYKLEFDLALTAYSSTNPAGTSGTDDKFAVVISTDGGTTWTTTNILRQWDNQGSANVYNNISTTGEHVIINLSAYTGIVRIGFYGESTVSNADNDLFIDNVTIKQLTTCPDPINLTVSNITGTTAQLAWTPGGSETSWNIEYGPAGFTQGTGTVINGVTNPYTLTGLNPGTAYTFYVQADCGGGDLSPWSTPKNFTTTQIPATLPYFIDFETGTEQWNLMNGTATNKWSYGTATAYSGTHSVYISDDNGVSNNYNITLASVVHMYRDVTFPNTTNPLTLEFAWKGYGESASFDYLKVYMIPTSQSPVVGTQLSATQLGSTYNMQNNWQTASIQLPDTLAGKTKRFVFSWYNDGSLGTQPPIAVDDIRFYVLTCPKPTNLAAANITQSSADLTWNAGGSETQWQLEWGNAGFSLGNGTLVNNISSPTFNLTGLTSSSSYSFYVRGICGAGDTSTWAGPYSFTTLCGAVTAIYTQNFDGVTTPALPNCWTSIVMSSGGTPNVQTTTTTPSTAPNCAQLFNSTASGSTTHILLISPQFSDLPTHTTQITFKARMAGSGTGVLYVGTMTDPGNPGTFSNYQTIMTLTTDWQEFTVAFNNYNGSNQFIAFKHGLGMTNQYIYIDDVSYEPIPTCPKPTNLQVSNVMATSATLSWTAGGSETSWDIEYGPAGFTHGTGSLIQNVNTTTYNLTTLNPSTAYQAYVLAQCNASDSSLWLGPISFTTTQIPATLPYVWDFENDFNGWSVVNGTQANKWFTGTAAFASPTKGAYISNTNGSTNNYDGTVTSVSHIYRDIQFPAGSEFVMTFKWKGTGESSYDYMRVFLENTTYEPTAGTLPTQNQIGKQYYNQNSTWKTDTIFFDNTVANSIKRLIFTWRNDAYVNYQPPIAIDDIDIHVVTCPKPINLAVSNQTSSSATLGWTEQGSATQWQIQYGLQGFTLGSGTNQLAFTNPVNISGLSSGTYYSYYVRSICGAGDTSFWAGPFVFYVPCDATTATYSQNFDGVTTPALPLCWTKKVIASTTSAYVQTSTSSPSSSPNCAALYNSSSQGATTHLLLVSPRFSDLPSHLNRIRFKLKGNTTEKLVVGTMTNPDNENTFTPFDTISIPSSTVWNEKVVSFLNYNGTDEYIAFKHATQSTYTYIYIDDFNYEPIPTLDLAVTQITQPVTGCGMTTTEPITIKIKNLASQPYSNIQAAYNINNGTPVIETIATTLNPGDSLLYTFTATYDFSTPGVYNIKAYTIDVADQDHTNDTIMKQVGSSPFITSYPYFDDFEANNGYWISGGVNNSWQYGVPAGTVINSAASGTHAWVTNLTGNYNNNENSWIESPCFNFSTLTNPFVSLKRIVHSESSYDGAALQASIDGGLTWQHIGVLGDPNNWYNDNSINGLLFSGSQDGWSGGTNAVWVTSMHSVASLAGQPLVKFRIVFGSDASVNSYEGFAFDDFKIFEPSDVALVKPIDSTTSYLCGLTNDEALSIWIKNVASQSINAGEVINVWYQLNNNTPVAEFLSLSSPLDAGDSIQYTFNQHVDLSALTTYLFRYWIRYAPDYNTSNDSVLHTVVHYVLTVNISGGDTVCVDPIFLPYTLTLQNNPYPYDSYHWSNETGTITGSNAMFDAPAFGWYYVTVTNGTCSATDSIFVCNQVGVTPNPYQNIMVYPTPATVQLNVIASSLPQGNYTINLTTVDGRTIALQSYANISEIKTVIPTAHLPQGVYFLTISNNEHSWKFKVIR